Proteins encoded together in one Deltaproteobacteria bacterium window:
- a CDS encoding CCDC90 family protein: protein MGTITFDTFENVKRLKAVGFTEEQAAEQTKIIAELVEDRLVTREYLDEKLALTEMKIIRWVAGMLIAQAAIVATLVKLL, encoded by the coding sequence ATGGGTACAATAACTTTTGACACATTTGAGAACGTGAAGCGGCTCAAGGCCGTCGGCTTTACGGAAGAGCAGGCTGCAGAGCAGACTAAAATTATTGCAGAACTCGTTGAAGACAGACTTGTTACAAGAGAATATCTGGATGAAAAGCTGGCCTTAACTGAAATGAAAATTATCAGATGGGTCGCAGGGATGCTCATTGCCCAGGCCGCTATTGTTGCCACTCTGGTTAAACTGCTTTAA